From the genome of Desulfonatronovibrio magnus:
TATATCGCCATATTACCCTGAGGAAACCAACGGCTCTGATATCGGCCACAAAACTACCTGCAAATAACATATGCATTGTAATCAAGACAATTACACACCTCTTAGACTGAGCCACAAGGCTGACCTTCTGTATCTTCTGAGAGATGTGGATGAAGTGTATCGGCGCAGTTCCGCGGGCGGCAGCAAAATGATCCGTTCACACCAGCACCAGGTGCGCAAACGATTATCCAGAATTATTGAAGCAGATGAACATCTTCTTCTTAAAAATCCTGAAAGCAAACCCGTAACAATTCATCTGCCTCGCGCTTTAGAGATCGGAGCAAGGGGACCTCTAACCCAAATGGCGCAAACCATCGGACGTGTTGCACCATTGTTCACATGGGAATATGGATACGACAAAATTCCTCGCAAGCTGTCTCAATGCTACGCATTTACTGAAATTGTCAGCCCCTCTGGCCCGGTTCCGTCCAGCAACATCATAATTGGACTGGTTTTGTTTGCGCCAGGCACGGTCTATCCACAGCATGCCCATCATGAAATTGAAGAAAGTTATATCTCGGTGGCTGGAGCCTGGTCGGAAAACGATGCAGCTGTTTTTGCGCCAGGCTCACTTATCCTCAACCGCTCAGGCCATCAGCACCGAATCACTGTGGGTGATCGTGAACCCTGTCTTCTTGTCTATGCATGGCTGGGAAAAGATGAACGATTACTCAAGCCTAACATGAAATTTTCACGCGAGCCCAAAAAATCATAATACCAGCCCAGGACTCAATCCCGGCCTCATTGAATAGCGCCCAGAGTTCAACATTATCCTTTTCGGTCATACAGCTGTAACATGATGTGTATAAATTAGCGGATTGTACCCGCAACCCAGTTTAAACAAGGATCTTTAAGTTGGGGCGATAACCGTTCTTTTCAGACTGGAGGCTGAAGACTGAAGAATAAGGTTTCCGGGCAAAAGAGACTGCCCACGGAATACTCGGAAAAACACTGAATAAAGAAAAGAGACACTTTCCGTGTCCTTCCATGTGTTCCGTGGGCAAAACCTCTTGGCTTTCTTTGAAAATGAAACAACATGTTTGTTTGAAATTTCCGCCAAGCCACTAACCGCCCGGAACCGAGACGACAGGAAACTGCTTGAAGCACAAGCATAAGTACAAAGGAATAGTTAACTATTTAACAGGAAACAGCATGACAGACAATTGCACATTTAAGCATATCGTACAGGAAATTCTTGATAAACAAGAACTTAATAAAAATATCAGGGTAAGACTTGATGACTGCCTTATAGAAGTCCAGACCAATTCCGGTCCACTTCTGGAAAAACTGGACCATTACTTTCAGCCATTCTCAAGTCAGGAAAAGACAGCGCCTGATTTTATTGTCAAGGCTGTTGAATGCCCTTGCGTTGATACCCGGCTCCAGCTTACATTAAAGGAGCCCGAGCCTGGCAAGGAGAAAATCAAGGAAGAGTATTGCCATGTTGGTAACGGCAGGGTGGTCAGAAAAACAATATCAGGAATGGTTTTCTATTTTAATGACAGGCTAAACCTGGCTCTTGGCCCATGCTCAGTCAATGACAATC
Proteins encoded in this window:
- a CDS encoding dimethylsulfonioproprionate lyase family protein, whose amino-acid sequence is MHCNQDNYTPLRLSHKADLLYLLRDVDEVYRRSSAGGSKMIRSHQHQVRKRLSRIIEADEHLLLKNPESKPVTIHLPRALEIGARGPLTQMAQTIGRVAPLFTWEYGYDKIPRKLSQCYAFTEIVSPSGPVPSSNIIIGLVLFAPGTVYPQHAHHEIEESYISVAGAWSENDAAVFAPGSLILNRSGHQHRITVGDREPCLLVYAWLGKDERLLKPNMKFSREPKKS